In the Nilaparvata lugens isolate BPH chromosome 9, ASM1435652v1, whole genome shotgun sequence genome, one interval contains:
- the LOC111051142 gene encoding uncharacterized protein LOC111051142 isoform X2, protein MDSSQFARWMNDGAQNAISKEEVRLTLGCSSENSSVTIKKLAEKWLMTTDELKLALRRKNENDTVKLQEFVDFLNKKVGSSTPSNRSSENK, encoded by the exons ATGGATTCGAGTCAGTTCGCTAGATGGATGAATGATGGAGCACA GAATGCTATTTCAAAAGAAGAAGTTCGATTAACTTTGGGCTGCAGTAGCGAGAATTCATCAGTAACTATCAAGAAATTGGCTGAGAAATGGTTGATGACTACTGATGAATTGAAACTTGCCTTGAGACGGAAAAATGAGAACGACACAGTTAAACTCCAAG AATTTGTGGACTTCCTCAACAAGAAAGTGGGATCTTCTACACCTTCCAATAGAAGCtcggaaaataaataa
- the LOC111051142 gene encoding uncharacterized protein LOC111051142 isoform X1, which produces MDSSQFARWMNDGAQNAISKEEVRLTLGCSSENSSVTIKKLAEKWLMTTDELKLALRRKNENDTVKLQEFVDFLNKKVGSSTPSNRSSENK; this is translated from the exons ATGGATTCGAGTCAGTTCGCTAGATGGATGAATGATGGAGCACA GAATGCTATTTCAAAAGAAGAAGTTCGATTAACTTTGGGCTGCAGTAGCGAGAATTCATCAGTAACTATCAAGAAATTGGCTGAGAAATGGTTGATGACTACTGATGAATTGAAACTTGCCTTGAGACGGAAAAATGAGAACGACACAGTTAAACTCCAAG aATTTGTGGACTTCCTCAACAAGAAAGTGGGATCTTCTACACCTTCCAATAGGAGCtcggaaaataaataa